In a genomic window of Enterobacter asburiae:
- the gstA gene encoding glutathione transferase GstA — protein sequence MKLYYAPDTCSLSPHIVLRELAIEFELVKVDNRSKLTADGRDFLTINPKGYVAALELDDGKILTEGPAILQYLADLKPESGLAPRADSWERVRLQEWLNFITSEIHAGSAPLFNRVLPEEVKTIFREKLFRRFDFLQETLSTSAYLMGASFSVADAYLFTVLGWARFFAIELSPWPALLAYREKISARPAVQAALGAEATQ from the coding sequence ATGAAACTCTATTACGCCCCGGACACCTGTTCACTCTCACCCCATATCGTGCTTCGCGAACTGGCGATTGAGTTTGAACTGGTTAAAGTGGACAACAGGAGCAAGCTTACCGCTGACGGGCGCGACTTCCTGACCATCAACCCTAAAGGTTATGTCGCTGCGCTTGAACTGGATGACGGGAAAATACTGACCGAAGGGCCAGCCATTTTGCAGTACCTGGCAGACCTCAAGCCAGAAAGTGGGCTGGCACCGCGAGCAGACAGCTGGGAGCGAGTGCGGCTTCAGGAATGGCTAAACTTTATCACCAGCGAAATACACGCCGGATCGGCACCTCTTTTCAACCGCGTGCTGCCCGAAGAGGTCAAAACTATTTTTCGCGAGAAGCTGTTCAGGCGGTTCGATTTTCTTCAGGAGACGCTCTCCACTAGCGCTTATCTGATGGGAGCGTCATTCAGCGTGGCAGATGCCTATCTTTTCACCGTGCTTGGGTGGGCCAGGTTCTTCGCCATTGAGCTGAGCCCTTGGCCTGCGTTGCTGGCGTACAGGGAAAAAATCAGTGCCCGTCCAGCGGTGCAGGCCGCATTAGGTGCGGAAGCGACTCAGTAA
- the glnH gene encoding glutamine ABC transporter substrate-binding protein GlnH, whose translation MSGLLTKLKVTLALVACSASFVAQAQDKLTVGVDTAFVPFEFKQGDKYVGFDIDLWDAIAKKMNVSYELRPMDFGGLIPGLQSRNLDVAMAGITITDARKQVVDFSDGYYDADLLMAIKSSDNTITKFSDLAGKKVGLKQGTAAASFMKSKYKANYVEFPNIDNAYLDLQAGNLDAVVHDSPNVLYYVKTAGDGKVKSTGETDSILPQHYGFAMQKNSSLTPKINAALQALRADGTYSKIYVKWFAKQPK comes from the coding sequence ATGTCCGGATTATTGACTAAATTAAAAGTTACGTTAGCGCTGGTCGCTTGCTCCGCCAGTTTTGTGGCACAAGCGCAGGATAAATTAACGGTTGGCGTTGATACCGCGTTTGTCCCCTTTGAATTTAAACAAGGCGATAAATACGTCGGCTTTGATATTGATTTGTGGGATGCCATCGCTAAAAAAATGAATGTCAGCTACGAATTACGCCCGATGGACTTCGGTGGGCTAATTCCGGGGTTGCAATCACGGAATCTGGATGTCGCCATGGCGGGCATTACGATAACCGATGCGCGTAAACAGGTCGTCGATTTCAGCGACGGTTATTATGATGCTGATTTATTAATGGCGATTAAAAGCAGCGACAATACCATTACTAAATTCAGCGATTTAGCAGGAAAGAAAGTGGGATTAAAGCAGGGAACGGCGGCGGCCAGCTTTATGAAAAGCAAATATAAGGCGAATTATGTCGAATTCCCGAATATTGATAACGCCTATCTTGATTTGCAGGCAGGTAACCTTGACGCCGTGGTGCATGATTCCCCCAACGTGCTCTATTACGTAAAAACGGCAGGTGATGGAAAAGTGAAATCAACCGGCGAAACTGACAGCATTCTGCCGCAGCACTACGGCTTTGCGATGCAGAAAAACAGCAGTCTGACGCCGAAGATCAACGCAGCGCTGCAGGCGTTACGTGCAGACGGAACTTACAGCAAGATTTACGTGAAGTGGTTTGCTAAACAGCCAAAATAA
- a CDS encoding acyl-CoA--6-aminopenicillanic acid acyl-transferase — protein sequence MKKIDIRGSAFAVGQALGAFGREAWHAKLTQTALWQTVTAMKDAEQTRSMRSLVQSQYPLIWQELEGLAEGLEAPFDEVFAWNCRGDLVRSTSDGCTTVAGSTAEGELIIAHNEDGFPQLRHDCAIVSITPDDGLAFTSFAYPGSICGHTFAVNEKGVVNTVNNIRALHRPRGIPRQVLARAALNSATLDEAISILTTEPRAGAFHHTVGQMGDSRLFSVESTGTGCSVMPLREVFAHANHLIHPQLDAVEQVITDSSRSRQQRLNAWLKTQSHLDGAAALGILSDQHDPALPIYRLSPQDPDEENTLATAVFTLSTSEIKWQIFTHDRQKPAFESY from the coding sequence ATGAAAAAAATAGACATTCGTGGTTCCGCTTTTGCAGTAGGTCAGGCGCTTGGCGCGTTCGGCCGCGAAGCTTGGCATGCAAAACTGACACAAACGGCGTTGTGGCAAACCGTTACCGCCATGAAAGACGCAGAACAGACCCGGAGCATGCGCTCGCTGGTCCAGTCTCAGTATCCCCTTATCTGGCAGGAACTGGAGGGATTAGCCGAGGGTCTGGAAGCACCGTTTGATGAGGTCTTTGCCTGGAATTGCCGCGGCGATCTGGTGCGCTCGACCTCTGACGGCTGTACCACGGTAGCGGGAAGCACCGCTGAGGGAGAGCTGATTATCGCGCATAATGAAGACGGTTTCCCGCAGCTTCGGCATGACTGCGCCATCGTCAGCATTACCCCGGATGACGGCCTGGCGTTTACCAGTTTTGCCTACCCAGGGTCGATTTGCGGACATACCTTCGCCGTAAACGAAAAGGGCGTGGTGAATACGGTGAATAACATACGCGCTTTGCACCGTCCACGCGGCATACCGCGTCAGGTATTAGCCCGCGCCGCGCTGAATTCCGCCACGCTGGATGAAGCCATTTCCATACTGACTACCGAGCCACGCGCCGGTGCATTTCACCATACGGTGGGACAAATGGGAGACAGCCGGCTGTTTAGCGTGGAGTCTACGGGAACAGGCTGTTCCGTTATGCCGCTGCGGGAGGTTTTCGCCCATGCTAATCACCTTATCCACCCTCAGCTTGATGCGGTTGAGCAGGTAATCACTGACAGCTCCCGGTCACGCCAGCAGCGGCTAAACGCCTGGCTAAAGACGCAATCTCACCTCGATGGCGCGGCAGCACTGGGTATTCTTTCAGACCAGCATGATCCCGCGCTCCCGATTTATCGTCTCTCGCCACAGGACCCGGATGAAGAGAATACGCTGGCCACGGCCGTCTTTACCCTGAGCACGTCGGAAATAAAATGGCAGATATTCACTCACGATCGGCAAAAACCCGCTTTTGAGTCTTACTGA
- the glnP gene encoding glutamine ABC transporter permease GlnP, whose amino-acid sequence MNFDSKYIWESLPLLLQGLQLTLVISLSGLLGGFVIGLLAGTCRALGGKISKTVSLVFVELIRGTPIMVQVMFIYFALPMVLPIHIDPVTAAITTIVINSGAYIAEITRGAILSINKGFREASLAMGLSQRSTLWHVIMPLALRRMIPALGNQWIISIKDTSLFIVIGVAELTRQGQEIIAGNFRALEVWTAVAMIYLLVTLCLSFLLKQLEKRIHIL is encoded by the coding sequence ATGAATTTCGACAGTAAATATATTTGGGAGTCCCTGCCGCTGTTGTTGCAAGGACTACAGCTGACGCTGGTTATTTCACTATCAGGTTTATTGGGTGGTTTTGTTATTGGCCTGCTGGCGGGAACCTGCCGGGCGCTCGGAGGGAAAATATCAAAGACAGTCTCGTTAGTCTTTGTCGAGTTAATCCGCGGAACGCCTATTATGGTGCAAGTGATGTTTATTTACTTCGCACTCCCCATGGTGCTACCGATTCATATCGACCCGGTAACCGCGGCCATTACGACCATTGTGATTAACTCGGGTGCCTATATTGCAGAAATCACCCGAGGGGCGATCCTCTCAATTAATAAAGGATTTAGAGAGGCCAGCCTGGCAATGGGATTATCCCAACGCAGCACGCTATGGCATGTCATTATGCCGCTGGCATTGCGCCGTATGATCCCGGCGTTAGGTAATCAGTGGATTATCAGTATAAAAGACACCTCGCTGTTTATTGTGATTGGTGTGGCGGAATTGACTCGTCAGGGACAAGAAATTATTGCCGGTAATTTTCGCGCGCTGGAAGTCTGGACCGCCGTGGCAATGATCTACCTGCTGGTGACGCTGTGCCTGAGTTTCCTGCTGAAGCAACTGGAGAAAAGGATCCATATTTTATGA
- a CDS encoding VOC family protein, translating into MLAYITIGTNDFQRSVNFYDAVFNVLGFSRLPAWTESWAMWGDENNPGEGFSFCICPPFDGHRATAGNGTMFAFSADNADLVRRFHAAGLLAGGTNEGEPGTRSAYGPDFYVAYLRDPDGHKLACVCQHYSPEADMFVDKA; encoded by the coding sequence ATGCTGGCTTATATCACTATAGGTACAAACGACTTTCAGCGCTCCGTGAACTTTTATGACGCTGTTTTTAACGTTCTGGGCTTCTCGCGTCTGCCTGCCTGGACTGAAAGCTGGGCAATGTGGGGGGATGAAAATAATCCAGGTGAGGGGTTCAGCTTCTGTATTTGTCCTCCTTTTGACGGGCATCGCGCAACGGCGGGAAATGGGACTATGTTCGCATTCAGTGCAGATAACGCGGACCTTGTCAGACGGTTCCATGCTGCGGGCCTTCTTGCAGGAGGGACGAATGAAGGCGAGCCAGGCACACGAAGCGCGTACGGCCCCGACTTTTATGTTGCCTATCTGCGCGATCCTGACGGACATAAGCTGGCATGCGTTTGTCAGCATTATTCTCCTGAAGCGGATATGTTCGTAGACAAAGCATAG
- a CDS encoding helix-turn-helix domain-containing protein, whose translation MGSSPSRQDYEDALALVEYLIEHEPDSPLVEMLTARIDKYENESPEFAEFNARVASIPSGVALLRTLMDQYQLTQSDFENEIGKKSLVSRILNGQRTLTLDHMRRLAKRFDLPVSAFVGK comes from the coding sequence CTGGGCTCAAGCCCGTCGCGCCAGGATTACGAGGATGCGCTAGCGCTGGTGGAGTATCTGATAGAACACGAACCCGATAGCCCGCTGGTAGAGATGCTCACCGCCAGGATCGATAAATACGAAAACGAGTCTCCGGAGTTTGCAGAATTTAACGCGCGTGTTGCCAGCATTCCGTCAGGCGTTGCGTTATTGCGAACGCTGATGGATCAGTACCAACTCACTCAGAGCGACTTCGAGAACGAAATTGGTAAGAAGTCTCTGGTGAGTCGGATCCTCAACGGACAGCGTACGTTAACGCTGGATCATATGCGTAGACTGGCGAAGCGTTTTGATTTACCAGTGAGTGCATTTGTGGGGAAATGA
- a CDS encoding aspartate aminotransferase family protein, with product MSHIIHRSLRNTPAVAVRAQGAYIFDAQGKQYLDACGGAAVSCLGHAHPDVLAAMHRQIDQLAYAHTSFFTSDTVEQLAEQLTRTAPGDLNYAYFVSGGSEAVETALKLARQYFVEIGQPSRTKFIARKQSYHGNTLGALAVGGNEWRRRQFAPLLIDVIRVSACNEYRDRRADETQQQYTTRLLNELEQAIIEAGPDTIIGFCAETVVGATTGATPPTPGYLKGVRNLCDKYGILYIADEVMCGMGRTGTLHAFEQDDVVPDLVTIAKGLGGGYQPIGAVLASEKIVSALQAGSGLFQHGHTYICHATAASAALAVQQVIARDNLLQAVKQQGAYLHNALREVLGELPHVGDTRGRGLFAGVELVRDKASKTPFDPALKLHAAIKANCMSRGLMVYPMGGTIDGQYGDHILIAPPFIVTPGQLDFVVDTLNTVIHEETSRL from the coding sequence ATGAGCCATATTATTCACCGCAGTCTACGCAACACGCCCGCCGTGGCGGTACGCGCCCAAGGGGCGTACATTTTCGATGCACAGGGAAAACAGTATCTGGATGCCTGCGGTGGCGCCGCCGTGTCCTGTTTAGGTCACGCGCATCCTGACGTGCTGGCTGCGATGCATCGCCAGATCGATCAACTGGCCTATGCCCATACCAGTTTTTTTACCAGTGACACCGTTGAACAGCTTGCTGAACAGTTGACGCGTACGGCGCCAGGCGATCTTAACTATGCTTATTTCGTTTCGGGCGGTTCGGAAGCGGTCGAAACCGCACTCAAGCTGGCGCGTCAGTATTTTGTTGAGATCGGCCAGCCGTCGCGCACCAAATTTATCGCCCGTAAACAGAGCTATCATGGCAATACCCTTGGGGCGCTCGCGGTGGGAGGCAACGAATGGCGCCGCCGCCAGTTTGCTCCCTTGTTGATCGACGTGATCCGCGTTTCGGCCTGCAATGAGTATCGCGACCGCCGCGCAGACGAAACCCAGCAGCAATACACCACGCGTCTGCTCAACGAGCTAGAGCAGGCCATTATTGAGGCCGGTCCCGACACCATTATTGGTTTCTGTGCAGAAACCGTGGTGGGGGCCACCACTGGCGCCACCCCGCCTACCCCGGGCTATCTTAAAGGTGTACGCAACCTGTGTGATAAATACGGCATCCTCTATATCGCGGATGAAGTCATGTGTGGCATGGGACGCACCGGCACATTGCATGCGTTTGAACAGGATGATGTGGTGCCGGATTTGGTGACCATCGCGAAGGGGCTGGGAGGCGGCTATCAGCCGATTGGCGCAGTATTAGCGAGCGAGAAGATTGTCTCAGCCCTGCAGGCCGGTAGCGGTCTGTTCCAGCACGGGCACACCTACATTTGTCACGCGACCGCCGCTTCCGCAGCCCTGGCAGTGCAGCAGGTGATTGCGCGCGATAATTTGCTGCAGGCGGTTAAGCAACAGGGGGCTTACCTGCACAACGCATTGCGTGAGGTACTGGGGGAATTACCGCACGTCGGTGATACGCGTGGACGCGGCTTGTTTGCCGGCGTTGAGCTGGTACGCGATAAAGCCAGCAAAACCCCCTTCGATCCAGCCCTGAAGCTGCATGCAGCAATCAAAGCAAACTGTATGTCACGTGGGCTGATGGTCTATCCAATGGGGGGAACAATTGACGGGCAATATGGCGACCATATCCTGATCGCGCCACCGTTTATTGTCACGCCTGGCCAGCTCGACTTTGTGGTGGATACGCTGAACACCGTGATTCACGAAGAGACGAGCAGATTATGA
- a CDS encoding carboxymuconolactone decarboxylase family protein, translating to MNRLPALAEHEWDDQQRTLAEEIINGPRGALLPPFEPLLRSPELMAHAQRMGEYLRYRSALGQRLSELAILMTARHWSQPVEWAIHAPIAREKGISAAAVQAINEKRLPEDLQPDEWVVYHFCKELHEQQKVSDTTWQHAIALWGEKGVVDLIGINGYYSFLSMIMNGAQTPVPDTWDEIIPA from the coding sequence ATCAATCGTTTACCGGCGCTGGCGGAGCATGAGTGGGACGACCAACAGCGTACTTTGGCCGAAGAGATAATCAACGGGCCCCGCGGTGCGCTGCTGCCCCCTTTCGAGCCGCTGCTGCGCAGCCCAGAGCTGATGGCCCATGCACAACGCATGGGAGAATACCTGCGTTATCGCAGCGCGCTGGGACAGCGCCTGTCGGAACTGGCGATTTTGATGACCGCGCGGCACTGGTCGCAGCCTGTAGAGTGGGCGATTCATGCACCGATAGCGCGCGAGAAGGGTATTTCTGCTGCGGCGGTGCAGGCGATTAATGAAAAACGTCTTCCAGAGGATCTGCAGCCGGATGAATGGGTGGTTTATCACTTTTGTAAGGAGTTACATGAACAGCAGAAGGTCAGCGATACCACCTGGCAGCACGCTATCGCGCTGTGGGGTGAGAAAGGCGTGGTGGATCTGATCGGAATCAATGGTTATTACAGTTTTCTCTCAATGATTATGAACGGCGCACAGACGCCGGTACCCGACACCTGGGATGAGATTATTCCCGCTTAA
- the glnQ gene encoding glutamine ABC transporter ATP-binding protein GlnQ, protein MVEFSAVSKNFGATQVLHDINLKIDAGEVVVIIGPSGSGKSTLLRCINKLEEISSGTLLVAGMHLTDPHANECDIRREAGMVFQQFHLFPHLTALENVMFGPVRVRKQSKAAAREQALALLERVGLRERASHYPSELSGGQQQRVAIARALAVKPKMMLFDEPTSALDPELRHEVLKVMRSLAEEGMTMVIVTHEIGFARDVASRLIFIDGGTIAEDGPPDMLLNSSRNPRLKEFLQHVS, encoded by the coding sequence ATGGTTGAGTTTAGCGCAGTGTCGAAAAATTTCGGCGCCACTCAGGTGCTGCACGACATCAATTTAAAAATTGACGCCGGCGAAGTGGTGGTGATCATCGGTCCTTCCGGATCGGGTAAGTCGACGCTGCTGCGCTGCATTAATAAGCTGGAGGAAATTTCCTCCGGCACGCTGCTGGTAGCGGGAATGCATCTTACCGATCCTCACGCTAACGAGTGTGATATCCGCCGTGAAGCCGGGATGGTGTTTCAGCAGTTCCATCTGTTCCCCCATCTGACGGCGCTGGAGAATGTGATGTTTGGTCCGGTTCGCGTACGCAAACAGAGCAAAGCCGCCGCGCGGGAACAGGCACTCGCGTTACTGGAGCGCGTTGGCTTACGCGAACGCGCCAGCCACTACCCATCAGAGCTCTCTGGCGGTCAGCAGCAACGCGTGGCCATTGCCAGAGCCCTGGCGGTGAAACCGAAAATGATGCTGTTCGATGAGCCGACCTCAGCGCTGGACCCCGAATTACGTCATGAGGTACTGAAAGTTATGCGCTCGCTGGCCGAAGAAGGCATGACCATGGTGATTGTGACCCATGAAATCGGCTTCGCCCGCGATGTGGCATCGCGGCTAATCTTTATTGATGGCGGCACCATTGCCGAAGATGGTCCACCTGATATGCTGCTGAATAGCAGTCGCAATCCACGCCTGAAAGAATTTTTGCAACACGTATCCTGA
- a CDS encoding LysR family transcriptional regulator encodes MMNLLHWRLVVAVADASNISRAAEKVGMTQSGASQAIAQLEASLGFAVFTRERRHIGVTALGERVVKEARSMLARLDAIRALADESRGLSGGRIRLASFPSVTSTLLPGLLRDFKRLHPEIEVVVLEGTDQEVEEWLAADTVDVGVVMNPIPGHADAILGQDAWVAVLPASHRQARYAHSRGITLEELADQPFVLATGGCAVNGKSLMEQAGLQLSDVRVTVRDWISACLLVREGMGVALIPESALPGELRGLCVVPVAPSLCREFGLVCSQAGKSSRATQALLEGLLKMKRSA; translated from the coding sequence ATGATGAATCTTTTGCACTGGCGCCTGGTGGTTGCCGTGGCGGACGCAAGTAATATTTCGCGTGCTGCTGAAAAGGTCGGCATGACGCAGTCGGGCGCCAGCCAGGCGATCGCTCAGTTAGAGGCCTCATTAGGATTTGCGGTATTTACGCGAGAGCGGCGCCACATCGGCGTGACTGCCCTGGGTGAGCGGGTTGTCAAAGAGGCAAGAAGCATGCTGGCGCGACTGGACGCCATCCGCGCGCTGGCGGATGAGAGCCGTGGGCTGAGTGGCGGGCGCATTCGTCTTGCCAGTTTCCCTTCTGTGACATCCACGCTTTTGCCCGGACTGCTGCGGGATTTTAAGCGCCTGCATCCTGAAATCGAGGTGGTCGTACTAGAAGGGACGGATCAGGAAGTCGAAGAGTGGCTGGCGGCAGATACGGTTGATGTGGGCGTGGTCATGAACCCTATTCCCGGACACGCGGATGCAATCCTGGGGCAAGATGCGTGGGTCGCGGTGTTGCCAGCCAGTCACCGTCAGGCTCGCTATGCGCATTCGCGGGGCATCACCCTTGAGGAACTGGCAGACCAGCCCTTCGTACTCGCAACGGGCGGTTGTGCCGTCAACGGAAAAAGCCTGATGGAACAGGCAGGCTTGCAGCTTTCTGACGTGCGCGTGACCGTCCGCGACTGGATCAGCGCCTGCCTGCTGGTACGCGAAGGCATGGGCGTCGCACTTATACCTGAATCCGCCCTGCCGGGTGAATTACGCGGCTTGTGCGTCGTGCCCGTAGCACCTTCACTGTGCCGGGAATTTGGGCTGGTTTGTTCGCAGGCGGGCAAATCCTCCCGCGCGACGCAGGCGTTATTAGAAGGGTTGCTCAAAATGAAAAGGTCTGCGTGA
- a CDS encoding ATP-binding protein: protein MAESINVYPGKHTSVREDHFSQQEKDIINVLSKEFYVTNGGGIITLTSNSKYKYILLRPTDIYIEMFNLDREVIVLFSDYTNFQSRTLDAFEQAAKQLSSLRVDKTCYILISKDQNIEENISELIKKEPETANIVPFTYDETQKANSDGYFFRNRVQKYLYNRDLFSFEAPLKSDWLFFGRNEVILSTINRMKGGNNSGIFGLRKTGKTSLINAISRNLQKNGEIVTTIDCQSPSVNKRKWNEAIYYVCKKTKDDNYLQSYLPEESEFTEKNSAEILARFVRDVNKEKGKKLFLIFDEIENISRITSPTEHWSKGSDFLYFWQSMRTVFQTVGINLAYLIVGTNPSCIETPRIDSSDNPLFNHFTPTYLPGFDIRSTRDMIRRIGKRMGVNFEEAIYTNINEEYGGHPFLIRQVCSIIARRTFSQKKPVSIGRVSYREAVKDFGENSFNYLEMIIGVLKEHYNEEYELLITLANEDNETFKENSSKKQNSLAHLLGYGILGKDNDSYYFIIDSMRSYLLEINKYRKMETSIEQRWAEISERRNAVEKRLRTIIKTTLKSMYGEQMAKDAVLDILGKNRKSEYVSKLFNEIFDPNLSTIYFEDLRKIISKEWGSFENIFETSKKETFDSLGFINKYRSDAHAKDITPDEFTLFRLSIVKIENDIAQYFS, encoded by the coding sequence ATGGCTGAATCGATAAATGTATATCCCGGTAAACATACTTCTGTTAGAGAAGACCACTTTAGTCAGCAAGAAAAAGATATTATTAATGTTCTATCAAAAGAGTTTTACGTGACAAATGGTGGTGGGATAATAACACTCACCTCAAATAGTAAATATAAATATATATTATTACGCCCCACTGATATTTACATTGAAATGTTTAATCTCGATAGGGAAGTAATAGTTCTCTTTAGTGATTATACAAACTTTCAATCACGTACACTTGATGCTTTTGAACAGGCAGCGAAACAACTTTCATCTTTAAGAGTTGATAAAACATGTTATATTTTGATAAGTAAAGATCAAAATATAGAGGAGAACATTAGTGAACTTATAAAAAAAGAGCCTGAAACAGCAAATATAGTACCTTTTACATATGATGAAACGCAAAAAGCCAATTCAGATGGTTATTTCTTTAGGAATAGAGTTCAGAAATATTTATATAATAGAGATCTTTTCTCATTTGAAGCACCATTAAAAAGTGATTGGTTATTCTTTGGCAGAAATGAAGTTATATTATCCACCATCAATCGAATGAAAGGTGGTAATAACTCTGGTATTTTCGGACTGCGAAAAACTGGGAAAACATCTCTAATTAATGCCATATCTAGAAATCTACAAAAAAATGGTGAGATTGTTACAACAATAGATTGTCAAAGTCCATCTGTTAATAAAAGGAAATGGAACGAGGCTATATATTATGTATGCAAGAAAACGAAAGATGACAATTATCTTCAATCTTATCTTCCAGAAGAAAGTGAATTCACTGAGAAAAATTCTGCGGAAATTTTGGCTAGATTTGTAAGAGATGTTAACAAAGAAAAAGGGAAGAAGTTATTTTTGATTTTCGATGAGATTGAAAATATTTCAAGAATTACATCGCCAACGGAACACTGGAGTAAAGGTTCTGATTTTCTTTATTTTTGGCAATCAATGAGAACAGTTTTTCAGACTGTTGGTATAAATTTAGCCTATCTCATTGTTGGCACCAATCCTTCATGCATAGAAACACCTAGAATAGACAGTTCTGATAACCCGCTATTCAATCATTTCACTCCCACTTATCTTCCAGGGTTTGACATTCGTTCAACAAGAGACATGATAAGAAGAATTGGAAAAAGAATGGGGGTGAATTTTGAGGAGGCAATATATACTAACATTAATGAAGAATATGGTGGGCATCCATTTCTCATTCGTCAAGTTTGTAGCATTATTGCAAGAAGGACTTTTAGTCAAAAAAAACCTGTCAGTATAGGTAGGGTTTCTTATAGGGAAGCTGTGAAAGATTTTGGGGAGAATAGTTTTAATTACTTAGAAATGATTATAGGTGTATTAAAAGAACACTATAATGAAGAATATGAACTTCTCATTACTTTAGCAAATGAAGATAATGAAACGTTCAAGGAAAACTCCAGCAAAAAACAAAACTCATTGGCACACTTGTTAGGTTATGGCATCTTAGGAAAAGATAATGATAGCTATTATTTCATCATTGATTCTATGAGAAGTTATCTGTTAGAGATAAATAAATATAGAAAAATGGAAACAAGTATAGAGCAACGATGGGCTGAAATATCTGAAAGACGGAATGCAGTGGAGAAGAGACTAAGGACGATAATAAAAACAACTTTAAAAAGTATGTATGGAGAACAAATGGCGAAAGATGCAGTTCTTGATATATTAGGTAAAAACAGAAAGTCCGAGTATGTTTCTAAATTGTTTAATGAAATTTTTGATCCGAATCTATCAACAATTTACTTCGAAGATCTCAGGAAAATAATTTCTAAAGAGTGGGGATCTTTTGAGAATATATTTGAAACATCTAAAAAAGAAACTTTCGATTCTTTAGGTTTTATAAATAAGTATAGGTCAGATGCTCATGCGAAAGACATAACGCCAGATGAGTTTACTTTATTTAGACTAAGTATAGTGAAAATTGAAAATGATATAGCCCAATACTTTTCATAA
- a CDS encoding MurR/RpiR family transcriptional regulator, giving the protein MNPRENIVSTFSELSAELQRAAEFSLQNTNQLVVLSMRAFASEAGVKPATLLRLAQRLGYNGWGELKDAFIDELGLRNDTYVSKAEKLIAKGTQPQLYEEVFQAHQRNLAFTQHENHQAMEQAVSLLDAAENVYICGFRASFPIAWSLFYVYRLFNRQVSLIDGLASNIEVFTRELTAQDCLLLTSFAPYSRESLDVLRAAQQAGATIVAITDSPVSPLAQAADCTLLFSIDSPSFFPSVVSGMGLAECLLAMLVARHGRDAVNKIENAERYLNNSGAYVVPGKP; this is encoded by the coding sequence ATGAATCCAAGGGAAAATATTGTCAGTACATTCAGCGAGTTGTCTGCAGAATTACAGCGTGCTGCCGAGTTCTCGCTACAGAATACCAATCAACTGGTTGTGCTATCAATGCGTGCCTTCGCCAGTGAAGCCGGTGTAAAACCCGCCACGTTGCTGCGGTTGGCGCAGCGATTGGGCTACAACGGCTGGGGTGAACTCAAGGACGCTTTCATTGATGAACTCGGGCTGCGCAATGATACATATGTCTCCAAAGCCGAGAAGCTGATCGCCAAAGGCACTCAGCCGCAGCTGTATGAAGAGGTATTTCAGGCGCATCAGAGAAATTTGGCTTTTACACAGCATGAAAACCATCAGGCTATGGAGCAGGCGGTATCACTGTTGGACGCGGCCGAGAATGTCTATATTTGCGGCTTCCGGGCCAGTTTCCCTATCGCCTGGTCGCTGTTTTATGTCTATCGACTGTTCAATCGGCAAGTCTCGCTCATTGATGGGCTGGCGAGCAATATCGAGGTATTCACCCGCGAATTAACAGCACAAGATTGCCTGTTACTCACCAGCTTTGCGCCATATTCACGTGAGTCACTCGATGTCCTGCGCGCGGCTCAGCAGGCGGGCGCGACAATCGTCGCCATCACGGATTCTCCCGTCTCGCCATTAGCACAGGCCGCCGACTGCACGCTGCTGTTCTCTATCGACAGCCCGTCGTTTTTCCCTTCCGTGGTGTCTGGCATGGGGCTCGCCGAGTGTTTACTGGCGATGCTGGTCGCGCGCCATGGTCGGGACGCAGTGAATAAAATCGAAAATGCTGAACGCTATCTTAATAACTCTGGCGCCTATGTGGTGCCCGGAAAACCCTGA